DNA from Bacillus sp. Marseille-P3661:
TTATATTTTCAATTATTTTCCTGCCATCTCTACGGTAAGATACATTTATTAGTGAAATCATGCTTTTGTTCCTCCTTTATTATCTAAGCCTGAATAAAGAGTAGTATGTAATTTCAAAAATAACCTAAAATTCAAAAGAATTATTATATATTCGCTATAATTCATAAGTTATGGCTAAGATTGAATTTAACTTAATTGTATGGTTAAACAATATCTTTCTCAATAAAAATGTTCTATTATTTTAAATGTAATAGAGAAAGTGGTTTGAAACAATACTAGATATATACAGCTTGGATGTTATGATCGCACTTATAATAGCTGTAGGTTCAGGGGAGACTGTTCAAGATATAGCGCTAAGGCATTTTATCTCAGGCAAAAGTATAAAAGAATAGAGCATACTTACCACGATTATTTAATTGTTTACTGGGTTTGGCGGCGTGTCCGATCTTTTTTATACTTAGCCTCCACTGGGTATTGTATAGTTTTATTGTAACTAAAACCTAAATCCGTATTAATCTTATTAATAGTTTTATGTTTTTATCTATTTAACTATATGAGGTGATTTTAATGAACAAACGACGTGCTGTTGTAAGTGTAATAGGCAAGGACCAAGTTGGGATTATAGCAAAAGTAACAAATGTCTTGGCAGATAATGCTGTCAATATACTTGATATAAGTCAAACTATACTGCAGGACTTTTTCACAATGATGATGCTTGTCGATGTATCAGAAATTGAAAACCTCGATACCCTTCAAAAACAATTCGATACCATTAGCAAAGAGATGGGACTCAAAATTAATATACAACTTGAAGAAATATTCCAAGCGATGCATCGCGTTTAATAGGGGGGTATAACAAATGAAAATGAGCATTGCCATCGATGAAATGATGGAGACAATCCGCATGGTCCAAATGGAAAATTTGGATATTCGTACAGTAACAATGGGGATTAATCTACGTGATTGTGCTGATTCTGATTTTGATAAAATGAATAAAAAGGTCTATGACAAAATAACAACTTATGCTAACCGCTTAAAAGAAGTTGCCGAAGATGTCAGCAGAGAGTATGGAATACCTATCATTAATAAGAGGATTTCAATTACACCTGTAGCAGAGATTCTAGGGTCTGCCACTAAAGAACAAGCAATAGAATTAGCAAAAACACTTGATAAAGCAGCCAAAACGCTAGAAGTAGATTTTATTGGGGGTTATTCTGCGCTTTTACATAAGGGAATTACCAAAAGTGATCAAACTCTTTTAGATGCTTTACCTGTGGCATTAACAGTTACAGATCGTGTTTGTTCATCTATTTCTGTAGCGACTACTAAAACTGGAATTAATATGGATGCAGTTCGTCAAATGGGGGAAATCATTAAAACTGCTGCAGAAAATACAAAGGATCAAAATGGCCTTGCTTGTGCCAAACTGGTTGTTTTCTGCAATCCTGTAGAAGATAACCCATTTATGGCAGGTGCGTTTCATGGCTCTGGAGAAGGTGAAGCTGTTATCAATATAGGCGTAAGCGGTCCAGGTGTTGTATTAAATGCACTTCGCCGTTATCCAGATGCTGATTTAGGTCAAGTATCAGATGTAATTAAAAAAACAGCCTTTAAAATTACCCGCGCTGGTGAATTAATTGGGCGTATTGTAGCAGAGCGCCTAAATGTCCCATTTGGAATTATGGATCTATCACTAGCTCCTACTAATGCGATTAATGATAGCGTGGCAGAGATACTGGAAGAAATAGGACTCGAGCGTGTCGGGACGCATGGTACAATTGCTTCTCTTGCGTTAATGAATGATGCTGTAAAAAAAGGGGGCGCAATGGCTAGTTCTTATGTTGGTGGACTTAGCGGAGCATTTATCCCTGTAAGTGAGGATAATGGCATGATTAAAGGAATTGTAGATGGCGCCCTTTCTTTAGCTAAGCTTGAAGCTATGACATGT
Protein-coding regions in this window:
- a CDS encoding ACT domain-containing protein, with the translated sequence MNKRRAVVSVIGKDQVGIIAKVTNVLADNAVNILDISQTILQDFFTMMMLVDVSEIENLDTLQKQFDTISKEMGLKINIQLEEIFQAMHRV
- a CDS encoding PFL family protein encodes the protein MSIAIDEMMETIRMVQMENLDIRTVTMGINLRDCADSDFDKMNKKVYDKITTYANRLKEVAEDVSREYGIPIINKRISITPVAEILGSATKEQAIELAKTLDKAAKTLEVDFIGGYSALLHKGITKSDQTLLDALPVALTVTDRVCSSISVATTKTGINMDAVRQMGEIIKTAAENTKDQNGLACAKLVVFCNPVEDNPFMAGAFHGSGEGEAVINIGVSGPGVVLNALRRYPDADLGQVSDVIKKTAFKITRAGELIGRIVAERLNVPFGIMDLSLAPTNAINDSVAEILEEIGLERVGTHGTIASLALMNDAVKKGGAMASSYVGGLSGAFIPVSEDNGMIKGIVDGALSLAKLEAMTCVCSVGLDMIALSGDVTASTLSAIIADEAAIGMINKKTTAVRVIPVPGKKEGDMVEFGGLLGRAPVIGVNPFNSDKLISRGGRIPAPLQALIN